One segment of Candidatus Micrarchaeia archaeon DNA contains the following:
- a CDS encoding DHH family phosphoesterase: protein MGFDDFLQRAEEIKKTVEKFKNPLVVHHYDCDGITSGAITIKALQEMKKPYSNKVYRKLDEDAIEELKNEKEIIFVDLGGSTELVNELKGEVVIIDHHQTKNINRLQINPELFGFDGSLELSASGTAFFTFNTCGDLAVVGAIGDVQYPFRGLNSKLVEKAIEREEIEKTIDITLYGRGARPLIQFLLYSDDPYLPGISNSENGTKAFLESTGIELKDKISEKWRTYYDLNSNEKKILIDNLISYLCDKELCDYSKKLIGEVYLLKNRPKNCEMYDATEFSTILNACGRNNRTDIGLGVCLDHDKYYEEAKQLLLMHRNNLKEGVKYAKNHIEDFGKFYFIDARGIIDDSIIGVVAGMLLSKRNKPLIAASLDEKGEIKLSSRLLDKESEINLGKILKDVSAQVGGVGGGHKYAAGCSIPNNKINEFLLELNKHF, encoded by the coding sequence ATGGGTTTTGACGACTTTTTACAAAGAGCAGAAGAGATTAAAAAAACTGTTGAAAAATTCAAAAATCCCCTAGTTGTACATCATTATGATTGCGATGGGATTACTTCTGGAGCTATTACTATAAAAGCACTTCAAGAAATGAAAAAACCTTATTCAAATAAAGTTTATAGAAAACTTGATGAAGATGCAATTGAAGAATTAAAAAATGAAAAAGAAATTATTTTTGTAGATTTGGGAGGAAGTACTGAATTAGTAAATGAACTAAAAGGAGAGGTAGTTATTATTGATCATCATCAAACTAAAAATATTAATAGATTACAAATAAATCCAGAATTATTTGGTTTTGACGGCAGTTTAGAATTAAGCGCTTCTGGCACTGCTTTTTTTACATTTAATACTTGTGGGGATTTAGCTGTTGTAGGTGCAATAGGAGATGTGCAATATCCATTTAGAGGGTTAAATTCAAAATTAGTTGAAAAAGCAATTGAAAGAGAAGAAATTGAAAAGACAATTGATATTACTTTATACGGCAGAGGAGCAAGACCTTTAATTCAATTTCTATTATATTCTGACGATCCATATTTACCTGGCATTTCAAATTCTGAAAACGGAACAAAAGCATTTTTAGAAAGCACTGGAATTGAATTAAAAGATAAAATTTCAGAAAAATGGAGAACTTATTATGATTTAAATTCAAATGAAAAAAAAATATTAATAGACAATTTAATTTCTTATCTTTGTGATAAGGAATTATGTGATTACTCTAAAAAATTAATTGGTGAAGTTTATTTATTAAAAAACAGGCCAAAAAATTGTGAAATGTATGACGCAACTGAATTTTCCACTATACTTAATGCATGCGGCAGAAATAACAGAACAGATATAGGATTAGGAGTTTGCTTAGATCATGATAAATATTATGAAGAAGCAAAACAGCTTCTTTTAATGCATAGAAATAATTTAAAGGAAGGAGTAAAATATGCTAAAAATCACATTGAAGATTTTGGAAAATTTTATTTTATAGATGCGCGTGGTATAATTGATGATTCAATTATTGGTGTTGTAGCAGGAATGCTCTTATCTAAAAGAAATAAACCTCTTATTGCTGCTTCATTAGATGAAAAAGGAGAAATAAAACTATCTTCGCGTCTTCTTGACAAAGAAAGTGAAATCAATTTAGGAAAAATCTTAAAAGATGTTTCTGCGCAAGTCGGAGGAGTTGGTGGGGGACATAAATACGCAGCAGGCTGCTCTATACCAAATAATAAAATCAATGAGTTTTTGCTTGAGTTAAATAAACATTTTTAA